Genomic segment of Bacteroidales bacterium:
GAGTGGCAACTGGTTCAATCAGGCCGGTGCCTCTGGTTTTGTTGCCAACACCGGAACAGTTAAATTTACAGGAACCACTAACCAGCAAATTAACAACAGTTCAGGAACGGAAACTTTTTATCACCTTGTTGTTGATAAGCCGGCTGGTGTTGTTATGACATTGTGTAGTTTTGTTTTTATGGGTGATTTTACGCTGTTGGGTGGAAATTTTGAAGCTCAAACTATCGGGAAAACTTATGCATTTTATGGAAACGTAGCGTTCAATGGAAGCGGGATTTTCTGGCCGCAAGGCACATGTTATTTCAGGGGTGCAACCAACACCAGTTTTCACAACAATGGATACAGTTCGTATTTTATTGATTTTGTGCTGGAGAAAACAAACGCCTCTAACAAACTCACCATGTTTGCTGATTTGGTTTGTGGTGGTGGTGAGTTGGCGAAGGTTGAAAAAGGCATTCTTGATTTGGGTGGATTCAGGTTTCAATCCAGTGCGCCGATGCAGATCAACAATGGCGGTAAGATGCTTTTGCCTCCCGGATCAAACCTTAACATCAGAAATTCCCTACAGATAAACAACGGTGGCGAAATGGAAGTGGCTGGTCATCCTAACAATCCACCTTTGATTTACAGAGATGTCAACTATTATTCATTTGAAGTAAACAGCGGAGGAATCATCAAAGCAGAACATGCCATCTTTCACAGTATGAATGCCGATGGTATCCATATCAAAGCCGGAGCAAGCGTTGACCCTGACAAAGCGTTCAATTTCTGTACTTTTGGAAATGGAGTTTCTGGTGGGGTGCTGCTCACCATCAACAATAATCAAACTTTTACTGTAACTGAAGCCAATTTTGAGGGAAACTACTGGGGTGGCGCCTTTAATGTCCGAAAAAGTGTGAACTCCGGTAATGTTACCTTTTATGCTTTCAGCGGAGCGTTTGCAGGCGAAAATTATGACGACGATCCTTATAATCGTATAACCTGGGAAACAGGGGTTTCGACTAATTTTTTGGTTTTCAATCAATCAGTTTTTAATGGGATCGAAAAGTGCTATAATGCCACGCAAACACTCACTGCACAGTATCTTTATGTTTACAATGGTGGACAAGCAACGCTTATAGCAGGTCAGAAGATCATACTCCTACCCGACACCAGAGTTTTTCAAGGAGGGTATTTAAATGCCCGGATCACAACTGACGAAAATTATTGTAACAATTTACAAAGCAATGTTCTCGCAGAGGCGGAACCTGAAACTGTAGAAGAAAGACTAAATAGTCTGAGTGAAAAGGATCTGGAGTTGAATATTTTCCCGAACCCGACAGCCGGACTCATAACAATGAAATTTATGGGTAACCCTGCGGAAGTTATGCTGGAAATTTACAATATCCATGCTGAGTGTTTGACACGGCAGGAACTTTCATCAGCAGGAAACTATCAGTACGACTTATCAGGGTATTTGCCTGGAATTTACCTGTTACGCATGATAGCAGGCAACAAATTAATCACAAAAAAAATAGTTAAACATTGAACCTCTTTACGCCTTAACACCTTAACACTCAAAATAGCTATATTTGCCCTGCCGGCAAGCATTTGCCGGCGGGGCTTTTTAATATTAAACAGTTTAAACCTATGCAAATTCATAAAGCTTATATCGCCGGGAAATTCCGGCAAACAGAAAAAACAGTTGAAGTCAGGAACCCATATAATAATGAGCTTGTTGGCATTGCCTGTATTGGTTTAAAAGATGACCTGGAAGATGCCATCAAAGGTGCGGAGTCAGTTTTTCCATCATTGAAAACCTTGCCATCATTTAAGCGATATAATATTCTGATGCATATTCACCGTCGTTTGGAAACCGATAAACAATGCTTAGCAGAAATCCTGGCAAATGAAGCCGCCAAACCCATCAAACTCGCTATCGGCGAAATAGAGCGCGCATCCGAAACCTTCAAAATTGCAGCCGAAGAAAGCAAGCGCCTGCCCAAAGAATACATCAGCCTCGACTGGACTCCGGCTGGCGAAGGCAAAGAAGGCCTGGTGAAATATTTCCCGGTTGGTTTGGTGGCCGGCATTTCCCCTTTCAACTTTCCTATGAACCTCGCGGTTCACAAAATTGCCCCAGCCATCGCTGCCGGTTGCCCGATTATTCTCAAACCATCCACATCAACACCGCTCTCAACCCTTGAGTTGGCGAAGATCATTGACGAAACCGAACTGCCTAAAGGCGCAGTTTCGATCCTGCCTATGGATCGCCAAACAGGCAACCAACTTGTTACGGATGATCGAATCAAACTTCTTACTTTCACCGGTTCTCCCGAAGTGGGGTGGAAAATGAAAGAGCAGGCCGGCAAAAAGAAAGTCGTGTTGGAACTGGGTGGCAATGCAGGGGTAATTGTTTCCGATTCATGCGATTTGGAACTTGTACTGAGAAAATGCCTGGTCGGAGGTTTTGCTTACGCCGGGCAGGTTTGCATTCACGCCCAGCGCATTTATGTTCAGCAAAATTTTTTTATTCTATTTTCTGAACGCTTTGCTGCTTTAGCCTCAAAGTTGAAGACAGGTAATCCTTTGGATCCGGAAACTGATATCACCTCAATGATTGATGAAACCAATGCCAAAAGGGTAGAGGATTGGGTCGCAGAAGCCGTAAATGAGGGGGCTCGTATTTTATGCGGTGGAAAACGCGATGGAAGTTTTTATGAACCCACTGTACTGACTGGAACAAAAACCGAAATGAAGGTCTGCGCCCTTGAGGTTTTCGGTCCGGTAGTGGTAGTCGAACCATATTCTGATTTTAAAGATGCTGTCGGCCAGATCAATAACAGCCGCTATGGGCTGCAGGCTGGTGTTTTTACGAACCGTGTAGATGAAATGAACCAGGCATTTGAGCACCTGGAAGTTGGCGGAGTGATAATCAATGATGTTCCAACTTTCCGGGTTGATCATATGCCTTACGGTGGAGTAAAAGATTCCGGAACCGGCAGGGAAGGAGTGAAATACGCAATTCACGATATGATGGAGCCAAGGTTGCTGGTGAAGCCGGCTTTTTAGGAGGCAGTGGCAGAAGCAGTAGTCAGTTGGCAGCGGCAGTCGGCAGTAACCCGCAACCCGCAACCCGCAACCAGTATCCAGCAACAAGCAACCATCATCGCCTACGCATCATTTTAATCTGTTCTATCGGCTGTGCTACGTTTTTAATATCTTTGTGCCTCTTCAGCAAAAGCTGGCATGGAGAATATACAAGAAAAACTCATAACAGGACTAAGAGAAGGCGACAAAAAGGTGTTTAATGGCATCTTCAACGCTTATTATGCACCTCTTTGCCGCTATTGTACCAGAATTGTTTACGACGTTGTGATCGCTGAGGAAATAGTACAGGACCTGTTTTGTAAACTCTGGATCAAACGGGACGAACTGGAAATTGAAACTTCCCTCAAAGCTTACCTGTATCGTGCCGTACTTAACCATTCACTGAACTATTTAAACCATCGTAAGACCGAAGAAAAGTATCGGCAGTATGTGGGTTTTCAAATTCAGGGAAACCTTGCGAACCCAGGCGAATTGTTGGAGGAGCAAGACGTTCAGCGGATACTCAGCCTGGCCATACTGCAGATGCCGGAAAAACGCCGTTTAATATTTGAAATGAGCCGGCAGGAGGAAATGAAATATTCCGAGATAGCCGAAAAACTTAATATTTCTGTTAAAACTGTTGAATCACAAATTTCAAAAGCATTGGAGTATCTCCGTAAAATTTTTAGCGAAATTTTAGGATTGATTTTACCCCTCGCGATCACGTGTGGAACCATTGGAAACGAGTTACTTGCATCAGGGATGTGAGCACTGGTTTGAACCAATTGAAAAAAATATTTGAAAGTCGGATAAGGGTAAAGCGGTTTTGGATTGTCATCTATTTACTTTGGGGAATAAGACCCCGCCATTTAAAAAGCAATGTTAACAAAAGGCAAAATAAGCAAAAAACAGATAGCCAGCTATTTAACCGGCAATTGTTCAAATGATGAAAAACATCGTATCGAACAATGGATCAATGCATCGGTTAAAAATGCTGAGCTTTATAAACAGTATAAAGCTGTTTGGGCTTATACTGCTCCGCTTAGTGACATGCCTGATTTTTCTGTAGAAACGGCACTGGCATATGTGCATAAGCGCATCGAAAATCTTGAAACTCCCAACAAAGTTATTTTTACTCCCAAGCGCAGGAACAAAACCTTGCAGTTTGCTTACCAATATTCAGCACGGGTGGCCGCAGTATTGGTGATCGCATTATTTGCCGCCTATTTTCTCTTGCCAAAAAATACTGAAGTAATAACCAATACCATTACTGCCGAAGCCAAAGTCCTTGAACCGCTTATACTTCCTGATGGCTCAAAAGTTTACCTGAATGCCGGTGCTAAATTCAGCTATCCGGAAGTTTTTGACAAAGATAGCCGTACGGTGACACTCGAAGGTGAAGCTTTTTTTGAAGTCACTCCCGGCCTTTCTCAACCTTTTATAGTTACTACCGGCAATCTTGGCGTAAAAGTTTTAGGCACATCTTTCAATCTTAATGCATCTTCCCATCTTCAAACTGTTGAAGTTGCGATAAAAACAGGCAGAGTACTTTTTTATTCTTTTGACACCGGAACCGGAGAAGTTTTCGAACAGATCATGCTAACCCATGGCGAAAAAGGCATTTACTACAAAAGCAATGGTTTAATTGCCCGCAGCCTGCTCCAAAATGATAATTGCCTTGGATGGAAGTCAGGTTTACTTGAGTTTGAGAACACTCCACTGCCCGAAGTATTAATTGCCATTGAACGTGCGTATGATCTGCATTTCGTGTGCGAGCGTGATTTCAGCAAACTCTCCCTGACAGCACGATTCGACCAGGAAAACCCAGGAAATATTCTCGAAACCCTGAGGCTCATCTTCGGTTTCCAGATCGAAGAATCAGGCAACCAAGTCAGAATATTTTAAGAACGCCTGCATCCTTTAATGCCGTACTTAGGATTTATTGCTACTTTAGCGACGACAAAATTCTTGTGTGACCGCTACCTTAACAACTGGAATTCTCTTGATCAAAATCGCTGATTTTAAGTCTGGATTTTGGCTGAAAACATTTTTTTTATGCCTGTTTTTCAGCAATTTACTTTTGTGTACGACGTTGAATGCACAAACGGATTTTGACCGCAGGGTCAATTTCCAGGCCAATGGAGAAAAACTCTCTTCGGTGCTTGGTCGCCTTTCGGCAAGCGAAAATCTGAACTTTTCCTTCAACCCAGGCGAAAAGTCTTTTGATGTTGTT
This window contains:
- a CDS encoding FecR domain-containing protein, producing the protein MLTKGKISKKQIASYLTGNCSNDEKHRIEQWINASVKNAELYKQYKAVWAYTAPLSDMPDFSVETALAYVHKRIENLETPNKVIFTPKRRNKTLQFAYQYSARVAAVLVIALFAAYFLLPKNTEVITNTITAEAKVLEPLILPDGSKVYLNAGAKFSYPEVFDKDSRTVTLEGEAFFEVTPGLSQPFIVTTGNLGVKVLGTSFNLNASSHLQTVEVAIKTGRVLFYSFDTGTGEVFEQIMLTHGEKGIYYKSNGLIARSLLQNDNCLGWKSGLLEFENTPLPEVLIAIERAYDLHFVCERDFSKLSLTARFDQENPGNILETLRLIFGFQIEESGNQVRIF
- a CDS encoding aldehyde dehydrogenase family protein, translating into MQIHKAYIAGKFRQTEKTVEVRNPYNNELVGIACIGLKDDLEDAIKGAESVFPSLKTLPSFKRYNILMHIHRRLETDKQCLAEILANEAAKPIKLAIGEIERASETFKIAAEESKRLPKEYISLDWTPAGEGKEGLVKYFPVGLVAGISPFNFPMNLAVHKIAPAIAAGCPIILKPSTSTPLSTLELAKIIDETELPKGAVSILPMDRQTGNQLVTDDRIKLLTFTGSPEVGWKMKEQAGKKKVVLELGGNAGVIVSDSCDLELVLRKCLVGGFAYAGQVCIHAQRIYVQQNFFILFSERFAALASKLKTGNPLDPETDITSMIDETNAKRVEDWVAEAVNEGARILCGGKRDGSFYEPTVLTGTKTEMKVCALEVFGPVVVVEPYSDFKDAVGQINNSRYGLQAGVFTNRVDEMNQAFEHLEVGGVIINDVPTFRVDHMPYGGVKDSGTGREGVKYAIHDMMEPRLLVKPAF
- a CDS encoding RNA polymerase sigma-70 factor, whose amino-acid sequence is MENIQEKLITGLREGDKKVFNGIFNAYYAPLCRYCTRIVYDVVIAEEIVQDLFCKLWIKRDELEIETSLKAYLYRAVLNHSLNYLNHRKTEEKYRQYVGFQIQGNLANPGELLEEQDVQRILSLAILQMPEKRRLIFEMSRQEEMKYSEIAEKLNISVKTVESQISKALEYLRKIFSEILGLILPLAITCGTIGNELLASGM
- a CDS encoding T9SS type A sorting domain-containing protein gives rise to the protein MKRLIIILAIVSACGLNSLAQTNEWQGTTSINWHQSSNWSLNRVPLATDDVVIPGAPANKPVISTSNAACWSLSIQSGATLTLQSSRTLTLSGNWFNQAGASGFVANTGTVKFTGTTNQQINNSSGTETFYHLVVDKPAGVVMTLCSFVFMGDFTLLGGNFEAQTIGKTYAFYGNVAFNGSGIFWPQGTCYFRGATNTSFHNNGYSSYFIDFVLEKTNASNKLTMFADLVCGGGELAKVEKGILDLGGFRFQSSAPMQINNGGKMLLPPGSNLNIRNSLQINNGGEMEVAGHPNNPPLIYRDVNYYSFEVNSGGIIKAEHAIFHSMNADGIHIKAGASVDPDKAFNFCTFGNGVSGGVLLTINNNQTFTVTEANFEGNYWGGAFNVRKSVNSGNVTFYAFSGAFAGENYDDDPYNRITWETGVSTNFLVFNQSVFNGIEKCYNATQTLTAQYLYVYNGGQATLIAGQKIILLPDTRVFQGGYLNARITTDENYCNNLQSNVLAEAEPETVEERLNSLSEKDLELNIFPNPTAGLITMKFMGNPAEVMLEIYNIHAECLTRQELSSAGNYQYDLSGYLPGIYLLRMIAGNKLITKKIVKH